AGCCTAGGGTGCCATCGGGTCTCCGTGTATTTTACGTATCAGATAATAACCTACACCTAAAATTGAGTTAGCTTTTCATAGGGCATGTTTTAGTTAGTGATGTTATGATTACGAAGGGCAAAGTGCAGAGACATCATGACGAGTTATCACGCACTTTATAAAGGATACCTGGGCTTATCAGAGTCACCCAGAACTGTTTATTACTATTATATTTCCAGTTTAGATGCATAGAGAACTCACCAAGGGACCACCAACGTATTATTCCAGGAAACAGTGTCTTATATATCTATAAGACATGTCAGAACAGAATGGGGCTAAACCAGTTAGAGTTGGCAGTATAGTTTCAATACCGCCCAaccatcccttttttttttggctttggtTTCCTttttggagaagcagcagcattGCGTTATGCAGTACATGACATTTAACATGAGGAGCTAGGTGTGCAAATTGATATGTAGTAAAAACAGGGCGTTTGTGATGCCTGAGTTGTAACCTGGTCAATTAGAAAGTCGTTGTGGTATAACTGTAAGGGTTGCTTGTAGTCATTTTGTCTTTCAGTTATAATATGAACCTATTTgcctctctgtttgtttgttttttccgatgtaaatatttgtgttttgctcATGGGTTTGTGATATGTGTGTTAATGCTCTATTAAATCAAAATCTAAACTCATAGTATAAGCCAAAAATGTCCTTAAATTATTTATGATATTTTGGAAAATATAGGAAACCTGTCTGTTTTATAGGGGGTTTATTACATTTCAGCAGAAAATTATTGCTGCCTGgatacacacatgtacaggaTATACAACAAAGTGAAATATGGACATTGCGCCAAATGCTTCACTGCCATCAGTAATTGTAACAGTGTAATCACTGCAGATTTGCTCCAGGTATAAAAACCGTGTAGTGTGATGATGGCTCAGCTAATTACTGCTGGTCATTAAAAGTGCTGTTCATTCTGCAAACAAGATGTGGAAAATCTGTCAGGGATGGAAGCAGAAGGAATGCGTGACAACCgatgcaggggggtgggggagtCAGAGTATTGTGTATCAACTAGATTTCCTTTTAACTAGTTACTCTCAGCTAAATTCATCAGCTGGTGCTTGTAGTGTTTGCAGATGATGGAAACGTGACATTTACTTCTCATGATATCTGGAGCCTTATCCTTGGGCAGCAGTGTCCAACAAGAACTTCATGTCATGTGATACATGTCATACTTACATTACTGTATGATTGTGTTAGTTATTTCTCATTAGCattttatgaatgtgtgtgtgagtgtgagagggAGAATACAGTAAGATTATAAATGTGGATGTTTCGACTATAAAGTTttccactgtgttcatctgaTAAGCTTGTGAGTGGGCAGAAATGAAGGATGAGCATTTTCTTGAATTCCACTTATGTACTCCAAACAAATTTAATAAGCGAACACACCCAAAGGCTAAGCATCCAATATTTAGCTCTGCTCTCCGATCTCACACTAAGCCTTAACATTTTTCAGAATgtgcattattttcatttcaaagattCTAACAGTGTACCCTCCCCTAGGTGTGTAACAATCtagtttatttttgtgtctatatatatatatatatatatatatatatatatatatatatatatatatatatatatatatatatatatatatatatataaatctcaTTTAAACTGCTCCCCCAGCCTTTGCTTGTTAAGCACTTCTGTCCTAATGTTGAAGAAAGCATACAGAGTTTGCTGCTGAATTCGATTTCCAGTGAAATGATTCCCATTTTGGAATCCAAACTTTGGGGGACATCTTTCTATTACTGCTccgctgatgttttggtcatgtAAAACATCACGTTCTTTTTACCTGCCGACATTAAGCAGCTGTATCAGATTGGTCTATTACCAGACAAGGAACTTGAACCACAGATGGAATTTTTGAGCTgagtttaaacattttcagCTTTCCCATGTGAGCCAAGCATGTGACCCTCACTCAGCATGTGCATCTCAACTACTGAGCATGCATTCTTTGGCTGCCCTTACACTTGGCTCCATCTCACATGCATGCTGTTGGCAGCCATTTCTGGtatggtttttgtgtgtgtgtgtgtgtgtgtgtgtgtgtgtgtgtgtgtgtgtgtgtgtgtgtacatgtatttGAATGCTGCCTATGGAGGAAGTGAAACGAATGTACATCTACTTTGGAGTTCTTTATGTTATGTTACCACTTCTCCTTTTCTAAACCAGGGTAAGGACATATGGTTTGCTGGACAGGTGTCTTGGCATGTTTTGGCAGCTAGATAAAGTGTTTATGTTCCCAAAGTGCTGACAGGGACTAAATGCACAGGAGATCATGCTGAATTGCCAGCAAGGGGCAGGAGGGATGGAAAAGGTGCAGAGGGAGAGATTGTTTAAGGGCAGATGGAGTTGAGAGGGAAGAGAAGTGACACCAATTAAGGTTTGTGAGATAAAAGTATTTTCTTTTACAAACAGAAGGGTTGTTTAACTGGTTCATCTTGGAAGGCAGGAATTCTGTTTATTAATACTTAGTGATCCAGCTTAAGCCAGTATATTATTGTCTAGGGGTAGTATGCCAGTTGTAAACATTGGTCCCTCCACTTTGATGAAGGCATTGAATActgcagtaccagtcaaaagtttggacacagtcaCCCATgagtgactggtactgtatatgaaagTGAAAGCCTGAAAGTTATGGACTGTGTTGATTAAGCTATAGGAGGTGTGCTTTTCAGGAATGAAAAGCtcaaacagcaaataaaaaaaactgtgtacTTCCTGATGCTCGTGTTTTTTGTTATGAAGGCAGGCTTTGTAAGAGACTATTTAAGAACGGTTATACTGCACTCACCATCCTGGTATAACCAGATTTTCTTCTTTCCCCTGCCAAATGACTTATATACATATCTTTATGGCTTCCACTAACTGCCTGATGTGCTCCAGTGTAGTCGATATATGTGGAACGCTGTTCGAACGCAGTTACTTTCttttcagctccctctttactaATAGCAGTGAATaagcaaaaagtaaaatgtaatgAACTTAAACTGAACACATTAAACTGAAGGATGAAATATGTGCAACTGAGATTCTCTATTCAGTAATAATTGCACTTGATTCACTTTACATGGTCACATAAGAAAATAAGTGGATCCCAAGGAAGCTgttggattctttttttttttttttttttttttggacatttttttgGACAAGTTTTGTACAGTAGAAAAAAgttgtggactttttttttttgcctaattGACCACCAGTATCCAGCAGACAATTCCAAAAATTACTTTATTTCATAAACACAATGCCTCAAATTAtcattaactgtttttctagATGATGCGAAATTTATAGTTGAATCAGCGACTGCAAGCTTCCCGTTCTCCAAGACATTTCCACTACTGTGTTTGAGTGTTGGTGTGAGGTTGTTTTTCTTGAAAATCTGCATTTGGTCTGTGTTtgattcaacttttttttttttttttactttctctttGGTTTGCCTGCCCAGAGCACATTATTCCAGGAAGTGTGATCTTGGCCATATTTACTGTCAATCTGTAGTTCGCAAAGGCTATTAGCTGGCATGCTTTCCATGCAGGTCAAGTTCATTCTGTCTCTTTCTGAATGTAAATGCGTACACTTTGATGTCAGCAGGGCTGCAAGTCTTGGCCAAACTGGCAGTTGTTTGAGCTCACTGGTAGCTGTTTGTCCTTACAGGGAaatgatttatttgaaatgATATGGAGCTCTTCTCCAGAGCTTTTACAACCTTTTTATTGAAGGCTTTAGAGAGCTTTTTAGATCTTGTCATAACACTACACACttcaaagctgaaagtctgaaattagtttttttattgTACATTTCCAAAGCATGTGAATGGCTAAGTgttttcaaacttttgactggtactgtatatgcaaagtaattttaataataacatCACTGGTAGCTGATAATAGCTCTCAAAGCGCTTTAAGCGACCTCTTCGTTGTTGCTAAGAACAGCCGGTGAACCCAGAAATGACTCATATGTTATTGCCCTAAGAATTAGCCCCCGCGACTTCTGACACATTTTGCCAGCTCAGGTCACATGGTTTCATTTCGTTGTTATATTTTGACCATATGTTCAAAAGTGTTGCCTTCTATGCCTTAGGTTTGTTAGGTGGTTTATTTGCAACTGAGCAGTAGATTTGCAAAAACCCTGACCAAGAATAGCTTCCCTGCCATCATACTTCCTGACACTTGTGATCTTTTCAGTGTCTGTCTATCGTGCTTTTAAAGATGCACTTACAGTAGGCTCAGGTGCTTCACCTGTCCTACTGCATTAGTTGCACTGCTCCAGAAGTCGATAGAACATCTTTTTAGAGGAGACGTTCTCAAAGTTAAGTGAAATTAAAGTGACTTAATGTGTCATCCACAACACAAACTAGGAAAACCTGACAGAGGAGTATCTGGCAGTCACATCAGGAGGATTATGTGAAAGCTAAAGCTCAGAAATTGATAATTGCTTCATCACTGTAGCTAATTGCAGAGTCATGGCTTTGCAAAAATGTCAGTGAACTACAAAGTTTAACTGAGCATCTCTTTTCACATTGTTAGTTCCTACTTGCCTGTAGGAACTATATTAGTCCAGTCACCCTAATGCATATGTAATGACACGTTAACTACCCACATGGCTCATCTTGCTTATTCCACTGAGCCATGTGGGACTGTCGGTGGTTAATGCCAGCATGAAATGCATGAACGCTTTAAGGTTTAAAGGTTGTTCTGGTAAAAAATGAACTTGAAAGCAGTTGGACTAGTGGAGTATATTTTAAACCGTAAAACCGCTCTGAAGAGCAGTTTAAACCTTAACATTAGAACCTTAATGAAGGTAGGATTTAGTGCAGAACTTGAATGACACTGCATTGGTTTAAGCTCGCAACCGAATATATACATGGCCCAGTGCTTGTTTTTACCTTGAAACTATAAAAATGATGCAGTCTGATGCACATAATGTGTCAACAAAATCtaatgttttgtctttttttttcctcccatcaGGCTGTCAGCAAACTGGAGAAACATATCCAAGAAATGGACGACGGCAGCTACATCGAGTTTGATGTGCCGGAGTTCAGCAACACTGTTCTGACCCAACTCAATGAGCTGCGGCTGCAGGGGAAGCTGTGTGACATCATTGTTCACGTTCAGGGCCAGCCGTTTCGAGCCCACAAGGCTGTGCTGGCAGCTAGTTCACCCTACTTCCGTGACCACTCAGCTTTGAGCACTATGAGTGGCCTTTCCATTTCGGTCATCAAAAGCCCTGAGGTGTTTGAACAGCTTCTTGCTTTCTGCTACACAGGTCACATGTCTCTGCAGCTCAAGGATATTATCAGTTTCCTCACCGCTGCCAGCTTTCTGCAGATGCAGGCGATCATTGACAAGTGCACCCAAATCCTGGAGAGCCTCCATTCCAAGATCAGCCTCCCACCTAGTGTCAGCAGCCCAGAGAAAGACAGCTTGCAGACCAGCCGCAACGGGGTCAATGACAGCAACCTCTTTATAAATCCCACCCAGATCTCCCCCCCTTACTACTCCCGACAGAATCAGGCAGGGAATGAAGTGCGCTTGGAGCTGGGAGGAAAAAGCCTGAGCCGGGTGAGACAGCAACAAGAGGAAGGCCAGTCAGATCGTGGCAGTAGCGATAGTGTGTCAGAGCATGATGCTCCCATGGAGGGAGAAACGGAGCAAGTGGAACTAATTGGTAAAGATGGGCAAGTAACAGATGTGCATGTGAAGATAGAAAAGACTGACAGGCCAACTTACTCAGACAGTTCCTCAGCTGGTGATGATGGCTACCACACAGAgttggtggatggagagcaGGTAGTGGCTGTCACTGTGGGCTCTTATGGTCCTGTAATCCAGTCTGCTTCCTATTCTTACTCAGGGCTGCCCTCCCCGTGCTTTGTTAACCTTAGCAACACCAGTCCTTCTCGCTCCATACTCAGTGGCTTCAGAGGTGGCCGAGCCAGGGCAAAGCGCCCATTGGCTATCCCAGCAGGGGTGCTGAGTCATGTTAAACCAGGCTCAGAAGATGGCGAATCAGCTGTGGGACCCGCAGGTTTGGAGAACGATGTGCGAGAGCGTAGCCTACGGAGCCAGTGGTACCCCTACAGTGAGAGACTCATTTGCATCTACTGTGGAAAGACCTTCAATCAGAAAGGGAGCCTGGACCGCCACATGCGCCTGCACATGGGAATCACCCCATTTGTTTGTAAATTCTGTGGCAAGAAGTACACAAGGAAAGACCAGCTGGAGTACCACATTCGTGGCCACACAGACAACAAGCCCTTTCACTGTCAGATCTGTGGGAAATGCTTCCCATTTCAGGGCACCCTTAACCAGCACCTGAGGAAGAAGCACCTGGGAGCATCAGAGGGCAGCAATCATATGGACTCTCCAGAAAGGATGGAGGGAAGCTCAGGTCAGAAGGACCAAGAGGATACGTCTGAGGGGATGGCCTTTGAGGCACAATATGCAGAAGAGGCACCAGCCAATGATATGGAGGAGAGTTCAAAATGCAGTCCGGAGGAGGCTCAAGCATCAAGATGTGATTTTTAGGTCCTGCTTCAGGTTAAGGAAGCTTTaagaaatgtttatttcaaCACAATATAAAGGACTCTCTTCTTTTTGAATCAGCTCCCGCTACTATGGACGTTTCTTTCTTCAAGGGTTTCTGTCAGTTTTGTGAAAGTTAGATGAGAACATGGGTGCTTTATGGAATTCAGATTCTTTCAAGTAAAGGGAGTAACGACTTACTATTTTTAAGGTGGTCCCAATAATCAAGACCCCCGGATTGATTTCTCTTTTTATCTTTCcatgttttttaaaacatatttacagagTTATATAGGCATGTTGCAATAATTGATAATGTGAAAGCTCTGGTAAGATGCTTGTCATATCACCTTTTTACCTAACCTGTTTTTGCACATGTGGCCACAGGAGGCCACTTACACACAAGGAATGATTTTTCTGCCAGTGCAAAGCTTCGTGTGACATATCTGTTCAATACCTCATGATGCAACTACATACTCATAACAGACAGTATTTTAACTTAAATGAAACTCACCAGGTTCTACCTCATAGCCAAGAACCTACCAGGCACAGATGTGTTCAACGTTTGAAATCCGTTCTAGGTTTTTTTGTACAGTATCTTATTGCCAAACCCTGTAAAGAATATTCTTTCAACACAAAGCCTTGATACTTAGGGGAAATATTCCTTGCTGATTGTATGGATTAGGGACAAAGTCCTTGTCAAATGTTTCATGGTTAGCCAGGATAAAATGATTAAGAAGGTGCTATGTTAGGGGTAGAAAGTTTGCTGGCCTACTTGTGTGCTATTGGGCAAATATGGAGAATAGCGTAAGAGAAATTACTCTGTTATTTTTCAAGATAAAATTTTGCTGTCTTGTAACATTTATTCTTCAGAACACTTCAGGATTTTATCTCTCATCACTACTGGAGATCTCACTAGGTTGGCCTAGGTGTGGTTTTAGATGCTGCCATCCATGTAatgggtgaatctcatccataCAGTGAAGTAATTTGTATTCCTCTATAGCCTTGTGCGAGGTTTCTTCAAAACTATtgtatatgtatttgttttctccTGAGGTAGGCTTCCAGTTTGATACTCAGTGTCGAACAGAGACAGTGAGTACTCACTGTCAACTCAGCACACCAGGAACAGCTCTGGATCTGTTCACCTAAATCACTATACTAGTCTGAACAATatgcaagaagaaagaacaaagGAATCTCAGCCATTGTGACATGGTTTTTCTTCCATTATTTGAAAGAGCTCTGGGTTTGTTTTCCATTGTGTCCCGTACAATGGGACAGTTGATCTGTGATCTTCATTTTCTGCATTGTTTGGTGTCAGGTGCAGACTTGGAACACGTTTTCCTCATTTGTCAATCCTACTTTATGGTGTTGTCAAGGTTAAAGAGGTAAATGTTTTAAGAGGTAGCTGATGATCCAAAGTATCGATGCACTTTGCAGAGTTGTTGGGTGGGTTGGGTGCTGTCCCAGTGATAAAAATGTGTTGATCTGTCTTAATTGTGAGGATTTTTActctgagtaaaaaaaaaaaaaaaatattgtgagCTTTGATGAGACTCTGCAATCACATAAATACTTTTGGCTACAAGTCATGTATATGGTAACATTTTATCTATACTATTTGAATTATGGGAATCGGGGATGGGGTGTTGTCAGAATATAGAGATTTATTTCcattgtgattttaaaaaaaaaggcacttaaaAGGCCTgatttataataatttacaaATTTAAAGCTCAGCTGGGTGGTTCATTTTGTGCTATCTTGCTTTCTTATTTGCCATCCAGCTGGTTAATGCCTTTTGTTTTTCAAGAGCACCTgctttatgcttttattttgtcccATCTGGTCCGTGCTGAATTTGTGTCAATGAATTGCAAATTGActattttactgttttcataTTATTTTCTACGTTGTGTGCATTTGGTGGGAGAATCTTGCGTTTTGTTGCTTATGTCAGATTTTATATAATGAGTGCAGTCCTTTTTATTCCTTTGAATGTGCATTCGTCGTCTTTACTCATCGACAGTTAAAGACAGCAAACCAAAATTTGGATAATTTTGCAAAATCGGTATAGCTAGCGTTTCATTATCTTTAGTGTACGAATCTATCACAAACACTCTTGTTCATCATCGTCACCAGTTTGTCAGCCTATACAGTACTTTTTTAGATGAATGTTT
This sequence is a window from Archocentrus centrarchus isolate MPI-CPG fArcCen1 chromosome 9, fArcCen1, whole genome shotgun sequence. Protein-coding genes within it:
- the zbtb34 gene encoding zinc finger and BTB domain-containing protein 34 isoform X2, with translation MLICKTAVSKLEKHIQEMDDGSYIEFDVPEFSNTVLTQLNELRLQGKLCDIIVHVQGQPFRAHKAVLAASSPYFRDHSALSTMSGLSISVIKSPEVFEQLLAFCYTGHMSLQLKDIISFLTAASFLQMQAIIDKCTQILESLHSKISLPPSVSSPEKDSLQTSRNGVNDSNLFINPTQISPPYYSRQNQAGNEVRLELGGKSLSRVRQQQEEGQSDRGSSDSVSEHDAPMEGETEQVELIGKDGQVTDVHVKIEKTDRPTYSDSSSAGDDGYHTELVDGEQVVAVTVGSYGPVIQSASYSYSGLPSPCFVNLSNTSPSRSILSGFRGGRARAKRPLAIPAGVLSHVKPGSEDGESAVGPAGLENDVRERSLRSQWYPYSERLICIYCGKTFNQKGSLDRHMRLHMGITPFVCKFCGKKYTRKDQLEYHIRGHTDNKPFHCQICGKCFPFQGTLNQHLRKKHLGASEGSNHMDSPERMEGSSGQKDQEDTSEGMAFEAQYAEEAPANDMEESSKCSPEEAQASRCDF
- the zbtb34 gene encoding zinc finger and BTB domain-containing protein 34 isoform X1; the encoded protein is MVTINALVKSALLCSRSAVSKLEKHIQEMDDGSYIEFDVPEFSNTVLTQLNELRLQGKLCDIIVHVQGQPFRAHKAVLAASSPYFRDHSALSTMSGLSISVIKSPEVFEQLLAFCYTGHMSLQLKDIISFLTAASFLQMQAIIDKCTQILESLHSKISLPPSVSSPEKDSLQTSRNGVNDSNLFINPTQISPPYYSRQNQAGNEVRLELGGKSLSRVRQQQEEGQSDRGSSDSVSEHDAPMEGETEQVELIGKDGQVTDVHVKIEKTDRPTYSDSSSAGDDGYHTELVDGEQVVAVTVGSYGPVIQSASYSYSGLPSPCFVNLSNTSPSRSILSGFRGGRARAKRPLAIPAGVLSHVKPGSEDGESAVGPAGLENDVRERSLRSQWYPYSERLICIYCGKTFNQKGSLDRHMRLHMGITPFVCKFCGKKYTRKDQLEYHIRGHTDNKPFHCQICGKCFPFQGTLNQHLRKKHLGASEGSNHMDSPERMEGSSGQKDQEDTSEGMAFEAQYAEEAPANDMEESSKCSPEEAQASRCDF